Proteins encoded together in one Micromonospora auratinigra window:
- the ilvD gene encoding dihydroxy-acid dehydratase encodes MPELRSRTSTHGRTMAGARALWRATGMTDDDFGKPIVAIANSFTQFVPGHVHLKDLGGLVADAVAEAGGVGREFNTIAVDDGIAMGHGGMLYSLPSRELIADAVEYMVNAHCADALVCISNCDKITPGMLLAALRLNIPTVFVSGGPMEAGKTVAIEGIVHSKIDLIDAMIASSNEAVTDEQLGEIERSACPTCGSCSGMFTANSMNCLTEAIGLALPGNGSTLATHAARRALFVEAGRTAVEIAKRWYDHDDASVLPRAVAGRAAFENAVALDVAMGGSTNTILHLLAAAREAELDFDVADIDAISRRVPCLAKVAPNSPQYHMEDVHRAGGIPAILGELDRAGLLHRDVHAVHSPDLTRWLADWDVRGGSPTPEAVELFHAAPGGVRTTEPFSTTNRWSSLDTDAAGGCIRDREHAYSADGGLAILHGNLAPDGCVVKTAGVPEECLTFRGPAKVYESQDDAVAAILAKEVVAGDVVVIRYEGPKGGPGMQEMLYPTSFLKGRGLGRSCALLTDGRFSGGTSGLSIGHVSPEAASGGLIALVREGDEIVIDIPGRSIELNVPADELTARRVEEEKRDRPYTPANRQRPVSAALRAYASMATSASDGAYRRVPE; translated from the coding sequence ATGCCTGAGCTGCGGTCGAGGACCTCCACCCACGGTCGGACGATGGCCGGCGCCCGGGCCCTCTGGCGGGCCACCGGGATGACCGACGACGACTTCGGCAAGCCGATCGTCGCCATCGCGAACAGTTTCACCCAGTTCGTGCCCGGCCACGTACACCTCAAGGATCTCGGCGGCCTGGTCGCCGACGCGGTGGCCGAGGCCGGCGGGGTGGGGCGCGAGTTCAACACCATCGCGGTGGACGACGGCATCGCCATGGGCCACGGCGGGATGCTCTACTCGCTGCCCAGCCGGGAGCTGATCGCCGACGCGGTGGAATACATGGTCAACGCGCACTGCGCGGACGCCCTGGTCTGCATCTCCAACTGCGACAAGATCACCCCCGGCATGCTGCTGGCCGCGCTGCGGCTCAACATCCCGACCGTCTTCGTCTCCGGCGGCCCGATGGAGGCCGGTAAGACGGTCGCGATCGAGGGGATCGTGCACTCCAAGATCGACCTGATCGACGCCATGATCGCCTCGTCCAACGAGGCCGTCACCGACGAGCAGCTCGGCGAGATCGAGCGCTCCGCCTGCCCGACCTGCGGCTCCTGCTCCGGCATGTTCACCGCCAACTCGATGAACTGCCTGACCGAGGCGATCGGCCTGGCGCTGCCCGGCAACGGGTCGACGCTGGCCACCCACGCCGCGCGCCGCGCGCTCTTCGTCGAGGCCGGCCGCACCGCCGTCGAGATCGCCAAGCGGTGGTACGACCACGACGACGCCTCGGTGCTGCCCCGCGCGGTCGCCGGCCGGGCCGCGTTCGAGAACGCCGTCGCCCTGGACGTGGCGATGGGCGGTTCGACCAACACGATCCTGCACCTGCTCGCCGCCGCCCGCGAGGCGGAACTCGACTTCGACGTCGCCGACATCGACGCCATCTCCCGCCGGGTGCCCTGCCTGGCCAAGGTCGCCCCGAACTCGCCGCAGTACCACATGGAGGACGTGCACCGGGCCGGCGGCATCCCGGCCATCCTCGGCGAGCTGGACCGCGCCGGCCTGCTGCACCGGGACGTGCACGCGGTCCACTCCCCCGACCTGACGCGCTGGCTGGCCGACTGGGACGTGCGCGGCGGCAGCCCGACACCCGAGGCGGTCGAGCTGTTCCACGCCGCCCCGGGCGGGGTGCGCACCACCGAGCCGTTCTCCACCACCAACCGCTGGTCGTCGCTGGACACCGACGCGGCCGGCGGCTGCATCCGCGACCGCGAGCACGCGTACAGCGCGGACGGCGGGCTGGCCATCCTGCACGGCAACCTCGCCCCGGACGGCTGCGTGGTGAAGACCGCCGGGGTGCCCGAGGAGTGCCTGACCTTCCGGGGGCCCGCCAAGGTCTACGAGTCGCAGGACGACGCGGTGGCTGCGATCCTGGCCAAGGAGGTCGTCGCCGGGGACGTGGTGGTGATCCGCTACGAGGGCCCCAAGGGCGGCCCCGGCATGCAGGAGATGCTCTACCCCACCTCGTTCCTCAAGGGCCGGGGACTGGGCCGCTCCTGCGCGCTGCTCACCGACGGCCGCTTCTCCGGTGGCACCTCCGGGCTCTCCATCGGGCACGTCTCCCCGGAGGCCGCCTCCGGCGGACTGATCGCGCTGGTGCGCGAGGGCGACGAGATCGTCATCGACATCCCGGGCCGGTCCATCGAGCTGAACGTCCCGGCCGACGAGCTGACCGCGCGCCGCGTCGAGGAGGAGAAGCGGGACCGCCCGTACACCCCGGCGAACCGGCAGCGACCGGTGTCGGCGGCGCTGCGCGCGTACGCCTCGATGGCCACCTCGGCCAGCGACGGCGCGTACCGGCGGGTGCCGGAGTAA
- a CDS encoding putative bifunctional diguanylate cyclase/phosphodiesterase translates to MVAVAALSGLVAATATALLVASARRPGPHRQAYALLAAAGGAALLSLLLGLAGGLAAGDHWTHQQGQRTWWATLVAVGTTLSGGAVSVALLRLLGAATTRAAAARLLLDALVIASALWFVGWVVCSEPTRLLGAATPVACVPIVLATATAALAAGLTVMMVLRAASARARIVLLGTGLTGVTGGGLGLAAGLCQAGPGMAVAGTVVLAAGLLAVALAVHRVDRPGRVDVDLISRDGEYAFAPMFAMAASAMYHLAQGGRFDAYGIVAGSVEGFALVARQYLALNDVRGYASRLAEREAHFRELAHTDPLTGLANRRGLLRALHRCAEQGVPCVLLGLDLDGFKNVNDMRGHDVGDAVLAEVGRRLRGNLRPGDLAARLGGDEFAVLMHGAADPEPVAERLLGVLGRPYEEPDGPVFLSVSIGVAAGGGQTDVELLLRNADLALRYAKQRGKNRIERYDATYDQLLSRRTLLEHELRGAIERDELRLVFQPVASLPSVRPVGAEALLRWHHPELGNVRPDEFIPLAEECGMIAKLGAWVLHQACYQLSRWLADGHDVWVSVNVSPRELHAPEYVVQVAEALRAHHVPPQRLVLEVTEQAVATDLDELIRRLTALRLTGVRIALDDFGAGYSSLGQLRRLPVDILKIDHGLVAEHEPVRPVGRDGPAFAPMVDIVLRLGHHFGLEVIAEGVTSPTELAAVVAAGCRFGQGALFGWGVPAEHLEAMLEAATSPGARPATPAPAPPPRPVRTGPSPLLPRLRSNPPRQVPAQRPPEEGSAQVKPAVEGASGADTPTSVNQNVGSVDSSREMRQA, encoded by the coding sequence ATGGTCGCCGTCGCGGCACTGAGCGGGCTCGTCGCCGCCACGGCCACCGCGCTGCTGGTCGCCTCGGCCCGCCGCCCCGGGCCGCACCGCCAGGCGTACGCGCTGCTCGCCGCCGCCGGTGGCGCGGCGCTGCTGAGCCTGCTGCTCGGCCTGGCGGGCGGGCTGGCCGCCGGTGACCACTGGACGCACCAGCAGGGGCAACGCACCTGGTGGGCGACCCTGGTGGCGGTCGGCACCACGCTCAGCGGCGGGGCGGTGAGCGTCGCCCTGCTGCGGCTGCTCGGCGCGGCGACCACCCGGGCGGCGGCGGCCCGGCTGCTGCTCGACGCCCTGGTCATCGCCAGCGCGCTGTGGTTCGTGGGCTGGGTCGTCTGCTCCGAGCCGACCCGCCTGCTCGGCGCCGCGACGCCGGTCGCCTGCGTACCCATCGTGCTGGCCACCGCCACCGCGGCCCTCGCCGCCGGGCTCACCGTGATGATGGTGCTCCGGGCCGCGTCCGCGCGGGCCCGGATCGTCCTGCTCGGCACCGGGCTGACCGGGGTGACCGGTGGTGGCCTGGGGCTCGCCGCCGGGCTCTGCCAGGCCGGTCCCGGCATGGCGGTCGCCGGCACGGTGGTGCTCGCCGCGGGCCTGCTGGCCGTCGCCCTGGCCGTGCACCGGGTGGACCGGCCCGGCCGGGTCGACGTCGACCTGATCAGCCGCGACGGCGAGTACGCCTTCGCGCCGATGTTCGCGATGGCCGCCTCGGCGATGTACCACCTCGCCCAGGGGGGCCGGTTCGACGCGTACGGCATCGTGGCCGGCAGCGTCGAGGGCTTCGCCCTGGTCGCCCGGCAGTACCTGGCCCTCAACGACGTCCGCGGGTACGCGAGCCGGCTGGCCGAGCGGGAGGCGCACTTCCGCGAGCTGGCGCACACCGACCCGCTCACCGGGCTGGCCAACCGGCGGGGGCTGCTGCGCGCCCTGCACCGCTGCGCGGAACAGGGCGTGCCCTGCGTGCTGCTCGGCCTCGACCTGGACGGCTTCAAGAACGTCAACGACATGCGCGGGCACGACGTCGGGGACGCGGTGCTGGCCGAGGTGGGCCGGCGGCTGCGCGGCAACCTGCGCCCCGGCGACCTGGCCGCCCGCCTCGGCGGCGACGAGTTCGCGGTGCTGATGCACGGGGCCGCCGACCCGGAGCCGGTCGCCGAGCGGCTGCTCGGGGTGCTGGGCCGCCCCTACGAGGAGCCGGACGGGCCGGTCTTCCTCTCGGTCAGCATCGGGGTGGCCGCCGGCGGCGGGCAGACCGACGTCGAGCTGCTGCTGCGCAACGCCGACCTGGCGCTGCGCTACGCCAAGCAGCGGGGCAAGAACCGGATCGAGCGCTACGACGCCACCTACGACCAGCTGCTGAGCCGGCGCACCCTGCTGGAGCACGAGCTGCGCGGGGCGATCGAGCGCGACGAGCTGCGGCTGGTGTTCCAGCCGGTGGCGTCGCTGCCGTCGGTGCGTCCGGTGGGGGCCGAGGCGCTGCTCCGCTGGCACCACCCCGAGCTGGGCAACGTCCGCCCGGACGAGTTCATCCCGCTGGCCGAGGAGTGCGGGATGATCGCCAAGCTGGGTGCCTGGGTGCTGCACCAGGCCTGCTATCAGCTCTCCCGCTGGCTCGCCGACGGGCACGACGTCTGGGTGTCGGTGAACGTCTCGCCCCGGGAGCTGCACGCCCCGGAGTACGTGGTGCAGGTCGCCGAGGCGTTGCGCGCCCACCACGTACCGCCGCAGCGGCTGGTGCTGGAGGTCACCGAGCAGGCCGTCGCCACCGACCTGGACGAGTTGATCCGCCGGCTCACCGCGTTGCGGCTGACCGGGGTGCGGATCGCGCTGGACGACTTCGGCGCGGGCTACTCCTCGCTGGGTCAGCTGCGCCGGCTGCCGGTCGACATCCTGAAGATCGACCACGGCCTGGTCGCCGAGCACGAGCCGGTCCGGCCGGTCGGTCGGGACGGCCCGGCGTTCGCCCCGATGGTCGACATCGTGCTGCGCCTCGGGCACCACTTCGGGCTGGAGGTGATCGCCGAGGGCGTCACCAGCCCCACCGAACTGGCGGCGGTGGTCGCCGCCGGCTGCCGGTTCGGCCAGGGCGCGCTCTTCGGCTGGGGGGTGCCCGCCGAGCACCTGGAGGCGATGCTGGAGGCGGCCACCTCGCCGGGGGCGCGGCCGGCCACGCCGGCGCCCGCCCCGCCGCCGCGTCCGGTGCGGACCGGGCCGTCGCCGTTGCTGCCGCGGCTGCGGTCGAATCCGCCCCGCCAGGTGCCCGCCCAGCGTCCCCCGGAAGAGGGATCCGCGCAGGTGAAGCCGGCCGTGGAGGGGGCTTCCGGGGCCGACACGCCCACGTCCGTGAACCAGAATGTGGGATCAGTTGACTCATCGCGTGAGATGCGTCAGGCTTAG
- a CDS encoding acetolactate synthase large subunit: MTRPTPETLAHSARRSRPATEPAGDTDHAPTPRTGSAPAAPAVRERVAQAGADGRTATDRVPAPISGAGSLVRSLEALGVDVVFGIPGGAILPAYDPLYDSTVRHILVRHEQGAGHAATGYAQATGKVGVCMATSGPGATNLVTPIADAYMDSVPLVAITGQVARPSIGTDAFQEADIQGITLPITKHNFLVQTAEEIPQVLAEAFHLASTGRPGPVLVDIPKDVLQAPTSFAWPPTLDLPGYRPTLHPHGKQIREAARLLTTARRPVLYVGGGVLKAGATEGLRKLAELTGIPVVTTLMALGAFPDSHRQHLGMPGMHGTVAAVYGLQKSDLIVALGARFDDRVTGRLDSFAPDATVVHADIDPAEIGKNRHADVPIVGDAKHVIDELIAAVTTERAARPATDLGDWWTQLDDLRNRYPLGYEEPADGTLSPQYVIKRLGEIAGPDSVYVAGVGQHQMWASQFISYEKPYTWLNSGGLGTMGYAVPAAMGAKVGKPDTTVWAVDGDGCFQMTNQELATCALEGIPIKVAVINNGNLGMVRQWQTLFYGERYSNTELGTHKHRIPDFVKLAEALGCVGLRCENAADVDKVIEAAMAIDDAPVVIDFVVGKDAMVWPMVAAGTSNDEIMFARGVRPDFDEDEI, encoded by the coding sequence ATGACGAGACCCACGCCCGAGACCCTCGCCCACTCCGCCCGGCGATCCCGTCCGGCCACCGAGCCGGCGGGCGACACCGACCACGCCCCCACCCCCCGCACCGGCTCCGCCCCGGCCGCCCCGGCGGTACGGGAACGGGTGGCACAGGCCGGCGCGGACGGACGGACCGCAACCGACCGCGTGCCTGCGCCGATCTCCGGTGCCGGCTCGCTGGTGCGGTCGCTCGAGGCGCTCGGCGTCGACGTCGTCTTCGGCATCCCGGGCGGCGCGATCCTGCCGGCGTACGACCCGCTCTACGACTCCACCGTCCGGCACATCCTGGTCCGTCACGAGCAGGGCGCGGGGCACGCGGCCACCGGTTACGCGCAGGCCACCGGCAAGGTGGGCGTCTGCATGGCGACCTCCGGCCCGGGCGCGACCAACCTGGTCACCCCGATCGCCGACGCCTACATGGACTCGGTGCCGCTGGTGGCGATCACCGGCCAGGTCGCCCGCCCGTCGATCGGCACGGACGCCTTCCAGGAGGCGGACATCCAGGGCATCACCCTGCCGATCACCAAGCACAACTTCCTGGTGCAGACCGCCGAGGAGATCCCGCAGGTCCTCGCCGAGGCGTTCCACCTGGCCTCGACCGGCCGTCCCGGCCCGGTGCTGGTGGACATCCCGAAGGACGTCCTGCAGGCGCCGACCAGCTTCGCCTGGCCGCCCACCCTCGACCTGCCCGGCTACCGGCCGACCCTGCACCCGCACGGCAAGCAGATCCGTGAGGCGGCCCGGCTGCTGACCACCGCCCGCCGCCCGGTGCTCTACGTCGGTGGCGGCGTGCTCAAGGCCGGCGCCACCGAGGGGCTGCGCAAGCTGGCCGAGCTGACCGGGATCCCGGTGGTCACCACCCTGATGGCGCTCGGCGCGTTCCCCGACTCGCACCGGCAGCACCTGGGCATGCCCGGCATGCACGGCACCGTCGCGGCGGTCTACGGCCTGCAGAAGTCCGACCTGATCGTGGCGCTCGGGGCCCGCTTCGACGACCGGGTCACCGGCCGGCTGGACTCGTTCGCGCCGGACGCCACCGTCGTGCACGCCGACATCGACCCGGCCGAGATCGGCAAGAACCGCCACGCCGACGTGCCGATCGTCGGCGACGCCAAGCACGTGATCGACGAGCTGATCGCCGCCGTCACCACCGAGCGGGCGGCCCGGCCGGCCACCGACCTCGGCGACTGGTGGACCCAGCTCGACGACCTGCGCAACCGCTACCCGCTGGGCTACGAGGAGCCGGCCGACGGCACCCTCTCCCCGCAGTACGTGATCAAGCGGCTGGGCGAGATCGCCGGCCCGGACTCGGTCTACGTGGCGGGCGTCGGCCAGCACCAGATGTGGGCCAGCCAGTTCATCTCGTACGAGAAGCCGTACACCTGGCTCAACTCCGGTGGCCTCGGCACCATGGGGTACGCCGTCCCGGCGGCGATGGGCGCGAAGGTCGGCAAGCCGGACACCACGGTCTGGGCGGTGGACGGCGACGGCTGCTTCCAGATGACCAACCAGGAGCTGGCCACCTGCGCGCTGGAGGGCATCCCGATCAAGGTCGCCGTGATCAACAACGGCAACCTGGGCATGGTCCGGCAGTGGCAGACCCTGTTCTACGGGGAGCGCTACTCCAACACCGAGCTGGGCACCCACAAGCACCGCATCCCGGACTTCGTCAAGCTCGCCGAGGCGCTCGGCTGCGTGGGGCTGCGCTGCGAGAACGCCGCCGACGTGGACAAGGTCATCGAGGCGGCGATGGCGATCGACGACGCCCCCGTGGTGATCGACTTCGTGGTCGGCAAGGACGCCATGGTCTGGCCGATGGTCGCCGCCGGCACCAGCAACGACGAGATCATGTTCGCCCGGGGCGTCCGCCCCGACTTCGACGAGGACGAGATCTAA
- the ilvN gene encoding acetolactate synthase small subunit yields MTMHTLSVLVENKPGVLARVSGLFSRRGFNIDSLAVGETENPDVSRITIVVNAESSPLEQVTKQLNKLVNVLKIVELDPQVSVARELLLVKVRADRNARGQVLETVNLFRARVVDVAPDTLTIEATGTPDKLDALLRDLEPFGIKEMVQSGTVAIGRGSRSITAGPALRAA; encoded by the coding sequence ATGACGATGCACACGCTGAGCGTGCTGGTGGAGAACAAGCCGGGTGTGCTGGCCCGGGTCTCCGGGCTCTTCTCCCGGCGCGGCTTCAACATCGACAGCCTCGCCGTGGGCGAGACCGAGAACCCGGACGTCTCCCGGATCACCATCGTGGTCAACGCCGAGTCGTCCCCGTTGGAGCAGGTCACCAAGCAGCTCAACAAGCTGGTCAACGTGCTGAAGATCGTGGAGCTGGACCCGCAGGTCTCGGTGGCCCGGGAGCTGCTGCTGGTCAAGGTCCGGGCCGACCGCAACGCCCGGGGGCAGGTGCTGGAGACGGTGAACCTGTTCCGCGCCCGGGTGGTCGACGTCGCCCCGGACACGCTGACCATCGAGGCCACCGGCACGCCGGACAAGCTCGACGCGCTGCTGCGCGACCTGGAGCCGTTCGGCATCAAGGAGATGGTCCAGTCCGGCACGGTGGCGATCGGGCGCGGCTCGCGCTCCATCACCGCCGGTCCGGCGCTGCGCGCCGCCTGA
- the ilvC gene encoding ketol-acid reductoisomerase has translation MSVEVYYDDDADLGLIQGRKVAVIGYGSQGHAHALSLRDSGVDVVIGLPAGSKSRPKAEEQGLRVLTPAEAAAEADVIMILAPDTAQRGLYADAIAPNLAAGKALFFGHGFNIRYDLIKPPADVDVAMVAPKGPGHLVRRQYVDGKGVPCLVAVEQDATGNAFALALAYAKAIGGTRAGAIKTTFTEETETDLFGEQAVLCGGAAALVQTGFEVLTEAGYAPEVAYFECLHELKLIVDLMYEGGIARMRYSISDTAEYGDLSRGPRVIDSRVKEEMRKILGEIQSGEFAREWVAEDEAGRPNFAKWRAEGAAHPIEETGQKLRAMMSWVDRPITETA, from the coding sequence ATGAGCGTTGAGGTGTACTACGACGACGACGCCGACCTGGGCCTGATCCAGGGCCGCAAGGTCGCCGTGATCGGGTACGGCAGCCAGGGGCACGCCCACGCGCTGTCGCTGCGCGACTCGGGTGTCGACGTGGTGATCGGCCTGCCGGCGGGCTCGAAGAGCCGGCCGAAGGCCGAGGAGCAGGGCCTGCGGGTGCTCACGCCGGCCGAGGCGGCGGCCGAGGCCGACGTGATCATGATCCTGGCGCCGGACACCGCCCAGCGGGGCCTCTACGCCGACGCGATCGCGCCGAACCTGGCGGCCGGCAAGGCGCTCTTCTTCGGCCACGGCTTCAACATCCGGTACGACCTGATCAAGCCCCCGGCCGACGTGGACGTGGCGATGGTGGCCCCGAAGGGCCCCGGTCACCTGGTCCGCCGCCAGTACGTCGACGGCAAGGGCGTGCCCTGCCTGGTCGCCGTCGAGCAGGACGCCACCGGCAACGCCTTCGCGCTGGCGCTGGCGTACGCCAAGGCGATCGGCGGTACCCGGGCCGGCGCGATCAAGACCACCTTCACCGAGGAGACCGAGACCGACCTCTTCGGCGAGCAGGCGGTGCTCTGCGGTGGCGCCGCGGCGCTGGTGCAGACCGGGTTCGAGGTGCTCACCGAGGCCGGCTACGCCCCCGAGGTGGCCTACTTCGAGTGCCTGCACGAGCTGAAGCTGATCGTCGACCTGATGTACGAGGGCGGCATCGCCCGGATGCGCTACAGCATCTCCGACACCGCCGAGTACGGCGACCTCTCCCGCGGCCCCCGGGTCATCGACTCCCGGGTCAAGGAGGAGATGCGCAAGATCCTCGGCGAGATCCAGTCCGGCGAGTTCGCCCGTGAGTGGGTGGCCGAGGACGAGGCCGGCCGGCCGAACTTCGCCAAGTGGCGGGCCGAGGGCGCGGCGCACCCGATCGAGGAGACCGGGCAGAAGCTGCGCGCCATGATGAGCTGGGTGGACCGGCCGATCACCGAGACCGCCTGA